From Bacillus basilensis, a single genomic window includes:
- the parE gene encoding DNA topoisomerase IV subunit B, translating into MAKHQFQYNEDAIQVLEGLEAVRKRPGMYIGSTDSRGLHHLVYEIVDNSVDEALAGFGDEISVVIHKDNSISVIDKGRGMPTGMHKLGKPTPEVILTVLHAGGKFGQGGYKTSGGLHGVGASVVNALSEWLVVTIKRDGSIYEQRFENGGVPVTTLEKIGKTKESGTTMHFKPDTTIFSTTNYNYETLCERLRESAFLLKGMKISIKDERNDLEDVFHYETGIEAFVSYLNEEKDSIHPVVYFTGEQNGIEAELAFQFNDGYSENILSFVNNVRTKDGGTHEAGFKTAMTRVFNEYARKVSLLKEKDKNLEGTDIREGVAAIVSVRVPEEVLQFEGQTKGKLGTSEARSSIDAIVSEHLAYFLEENPDVATLLVRKAVKAAQAREAARKAREEARSGKKKKKSEGTLSGKLTPAQSRNPQKNELYLVEGDSAGGSAKQGRDRRFQAVLPLRGKVINTEKAKLADIFKNEEINTIIYAIGGGVGNEFDVEDINYDKVVIMTDADTDGAHIQVLLLTFFYRYMKPLIEAGKVFIALPPLYKVSKGKGKSEVIEYAWSDEELDGVTKKVGKGYMLQRYKGLGEMNADQLWETTMNPETRTLIRVKIDDAARAERRVTTLMGDKVEPRRKWIERNVQFGMQEEGNILENEMIMETEVE; encoded by the coding sequence TTGGCGAAGCATCAGTTCCAATATAATGAAGATGCGATTCAAGTGTTAGAAGGACTTGAAGCCGTTCGAAAACGCCCGGGTATGTATATCGGGAGCACGGACAGCCGTGGATTGCATCATTTAGTATACGAAATAGTAGATAACTCCGTTGATGAAGCGTTAGCGGGATTTGGCGACGAAATTTCTGTCGTAATACATAAAGATAATAGTATTAGCGTTATAGATAAAGGGCGAGGAATGCCTACGGGAATGCATAAGCTTGGAAAACCTACACCAGAAGTTATTTTAACTGTACTTCATGCCGGTGGTAAGTTTGGTCAAGGTGGTTACAAAACGAGTGGTGGTTTACACGGTGTTGGGGCATCAGTTGTAAACGCCTTATCAGAATGGTTAGTCGTAACGATTAAGCGTGACGGTAGCATTTATGAACAACGTTTTGAAAATGGTGGTGTTCCTGTAACGACGCTTGAGAAAATTGGGAAAACGAAAGAATCTGGTACGACAATGCATTTCAAACCAGATACAACGATTTTCAGTACAACAAATTACAATTATGAAACGTTATGTGAAAGATTACGTGAATCAGCATTCTTACTAAAAGGAATGAAGATTTCAATTAAAGACGAACGAAATGATTTAGAAGATGTATTTCATTATGAAACAGGAATTGAAGCTTTCGTTTCCTATTTAAACGAAGAAAAAGATTCTATTCATCCAGTTGTATACTTCACTGGTGAACAAAATGGGATTGAAGCAGAACTAGCATTTCAATTTAATGATGGTTACTCAGAAAATATTCTTTCGTTTGTAAATAACGTACGTACAAAAGACGGTGGAACACACGAAGCTGGATTTAAAACAGCCATGACGCGTGTGTTTAATGAGTATGCGCGTAAAGTTTCACTATTAAAAGAAAAAGATAAAAACTTAGAAGGTACAGATATTCGTGAAGGGGTAGCAGCTATCGTTTCTGTACGTGTACCAGAAGAAGTACTTCAGTTTGAAGGACAAACGAAAGGGAAACTAGGTACAAGTGAAGCGCGGTCTTCAATTGATGCGATTGTATCAGAGCATTTAGCCTACTTTTTAGAAGAAAACCCGGATGTAGCTACACTTCTTGTGAGAAAAGCAGTGAAAGCAGCGCAAGCGCGTGAGGCTGCTCGTAAAGCGAGAGAAGAAGCTCGCAGTGGTAAGAAGAAGAAAAAATCAGAAGGTACATTAAGTGGTAAGTTAACACCTGCACAATCACGTAACCCGCAGAAAAATGAACTGTACTTAGTAGAGGGTGACTCTGCCGGTGGTTCAGCAAAACAAGGACGAGATCGTCGTTTCCAAGCGGTATTACCGTTACGTGGTAAAGTTATTAATACAGAAAAAGCAAAGCTTGCTGATATCTTTAAAAACGAAGAGATTAATACAATCATTTATGCGATTGGTGGCGGCGTAGGAAATGAATTCGATGTTGAAGATATTAACTACGATAAAGTTGTCATTATGACCGATGCTGATACGGACGGAGCTCATATTCAAGTATTGTTATTAACGTTTTTCTACAGATATATGAAACCACTTATCGAAGCCGGAAAAGTGTTTATCGCACTTCCACCTTTATATAAAGTAAGTAAGGGAAAAGGTAAGAGTGAAGTAATTGAATATGCTTGGTCAGATGAAGAATTAGACGGTGTAACGAAAAAGGTTGGAAAAGGCTATATGTTACAACGTTATAAAGGACTTGGTGAGATGAATGCGGATCAATTATGGGAAACGACTATGAATCCTGAAACACGCACATTAATTCGCGTGAAAATTGATGATGCAGCAAGAGCAGAACGCCGCGTTACAACGTTAATGGGTGATAAAGTAGAACCGCGTCGTAAATGGATTGAGCGTAATGTACAGTTTGGTATGCAAGAAGAAGGAAATATTTTAGAAAATGAAATGATAATGGAGACGGAGGTGGAATAA
- a CDS encoding CoA-binding protein, which yields MTIENPTRTEIGEVLKKSKTIAVVGLSDKPERTSYMVSKAMQDAGYRIIPVNPTVDEVLGEKAVASLKDIKEHVDIVNVFRRPEFLMDVAKEFVEIDADVFWAQLGVQDEDTYKLLKEKDYTVIMDRCIKVEHAMTK from the coding sequence ATGACAATTGAAAACCCAACTCGTACGGAAATTGGTGAAGTACTAAAGAAAAGCAAAACGATTGCAGTTGTTGGATTATCGGATAAGCCAGAACGTACATCGTATATGGTTTCAAAAGCAATGCAAGATGCTGGGTATCGCATTATTCCAGTAAACCCAACGGTAGATGAGGTGCTTGGAGAAAAGGCAGTTGCTTCACTAAAGGATATTAAGGAACATGTTGATATTGTAAATGTATTCCGCCGTCCAGAATTTTTAATGGATGTTGCAAAAGAATTTGTAGAGATTGATGCAGATGTTTTTTGGGCACAATTAGGAGTACAAGATGAAGATACATACAAACTTTTAAAAGAAAAAGACTATACTGTAATAATGGATCGTTGTATAAAAGTAGAACATGCGATGACAAAATAG
- a CDS encoding S1C family serine protease, with product MGYYDGPNLNEEHRETREVRKSGSKKGYFFTGLVGAVVGAVTISFAAPYMPWAQNNGAAVSSFSSDSKVEGTVVPVVNKAKNETDLPGMIEGAKDVVVGVINMQQSIDPFAMQPTGQEQQAGSGSGVIYKKAGNKAYIVTNNHVVDGANKLAVKLSDGKKVDAKLVGKDPWLDLAVVEIDGANVNKVATLGDSSKIRAGEKAIAIGNPLGFDGSVTEGIISSKEREIPVDIDGDKRADWNAQVIQTDAAINPGNSGGALFNQNGEIIGINSSKIAQQEVEGIGFAIPINIAKPVIESLEKDGVVKRPALGVGVVSLEDVQAYAVNQLKVPKEVTNGVVLGKIYPISPAEKAGLEQYDIVVALDNQKVENSLQFRKYLYEKKKVGEKVEVTFYRNGQKMTKTATLADNSATKNQ from the coding sequence ATGGGATATTACGACGGACCAAATTTAAATGAAGAGCATAGGGAAACGAGAGAAGTGAGAAAATCGGGCAGTAAAAAAGGTTATTTTTTCACAGGTTTAGTCGGGGCTGTAGTTGGGGCTGTCACAATTAGTTTTGCAGCACCATATATGCCATGGGCTCAAAATAATGGAGCGGCTGTATCGTCATTTAGTTCGGATTCAAAAGTTGAAGGTACTGTAGTTCCTGTTGTCAATAAAGCAAAAAATGAAACTGATTTACCTGGTATGATTGAAGGCGCGAAAGATGTTGTTGTAGGTGTTATTAATATGCAACAAAGTATTGATCCATTTGCAATGCAACCGACAGGTCAAGAACAACAAGCTGGCTCAGGATCAGGTGTTATTTATAAAAAAGCAGGAAATAAAGCATATATTGTAACGAACAACCATGTAGTAGATGGTGCAAATAAACTTGCTGTAAAATTAAGTGATGGTAAAAAGGTAGATGCAAAACTAGTAGGGAAAGATCCTTGGTTAGATTTAGCTGTTGTTGAAATTGACGGGGCTAATGTAAATAAAGTTGCCACTTTAGGTGATTCAAGCAAAATCCGTGCGGGTGAAAAAGCAATTGCAATCGGTAACCCACTAGGATTTGATGGAAGTGTAACGGAAGGTATTATTAGTAGTAAAGAACGTGAAATTCCAGTAGATATTGATGGGGATAAACGGGCAGATTGGAATGCTCAAGTTATTCAAACAGATGCAGCGATTAACCCTGGTAATAGTGGTGGTGCATTATTTAACCAAAACGGTGAAATAATTGGGATTAATTCAAGTAAAATTGCACAACAAGAAGTTGAAGGGATTGGATTTGCTATTCCAATTAATATCGCAAAACCAGTTATTGAATCACTTGAAAAAGACGGAGTAGTGAAACGTCCAGCTCTTGGAGTAGGTGTCGTTTCATTAGAAGATGTGCAAGCTTATGCGGTAAATCAATTGAAAGTACCGAAAGAAGTAACAAATGGCGTTGTATTAGGTAAAATTTACCCAATATCCCCTGCAGAAAAAGCTGGTTTAGAGCAATATGATATTGTAGTAGCATTAGATAATCAAAAAGTAGAAAATTCACTTCAATTCCGTAAATATTTATATGAAAAGAAAAAAGTAGGCGAAAAAGTAGAAGTTACATTCTATCGTAACGGTCAAAAAATGACGAAAACAGCCACTTTAGCAGATAACTCAGCTACAAAGAATCAATAA
- a CDS encoding response regulator transcription factor: MNKTVLLVEDERRLREIVSDYFRNEGFEVIEAEDGKKALELFAEHEIDLIMLDIMLPEIDGWSVCRRIRKESAVPIIMLTARSDEDDTLLGFELGADEYVTKPFSPKVLVARAKTLLKRADGVVGVAEENTMSLAGIEVNRLSRTVLVDGEEIILTHKEFELLVYLMENKGIVLSRQHLLDQLWGYDYYGDDRTVDTHIKKLRNKLGDKAKHIGTVIRVGYKFEE, translated from the coding sequence ATGAATAAAACAGTATTACTTGTTGAAGATGAAAGAAGATTACGTGAAATCGTTAGTGATTATTTTCGTAATGAAGGCTTTGAAGTAATCGAAGCAGAAGACGGAAAAAAAGCGTTAGAATTATTTGCAGAGCATGAAATTGATTTAATTATGTTAGATATTATGTTACCAGAAATAGATGGATGGTCTGTTTGTAGACGAATTAGAAAAGAATCAGCTGTACCAATCATTATGTTGACAGCACGTTCGGATGAGGATGATACATTATTAGGATTCGAATTAGGTGCAGATGAATATGTAACGAAACCATTCAGCCCGAAAGTGTTAGTAGCTCGCGCGAAGACGTTATTGAAACGTGCGGATGGCGTGGTAGGAGTAGCGGAAGAAAATACTATGTCTTTAGCTGGAATAGAAGTGAATCGTCTATCTAGAACCGTTTTAGTAGATGGAGAAGAAATTATATTAACACATAAAGAATTTGAACTTCTTGTTTATTTAATGGAGAACAAAGGAATTGTGTTGTCACGACAACATTTATTAGATCAGTTATGGGGATATGACTATTACGGTGATGACCGAACGGTTGATACTCATATTAAAAAACTACGAAATAAGCTAGGAGATAAAGCGAAGCATATCGGTACTGTTATTCGAGTTGGTTACAAATTTGAAGAATAA
- the nrdG gene encoding anaerobic ribonucleoside-triphosphate reductase activating protein gives MKVMNIIHDSVVDGEGLRTVVFFAGCPHRCFGCHNPKSWNICNGTEMTVEEIMEEIASNPLTDVTFSGGDPFFQANEVKKVAKAVKDLKKNLWMYTGYTLEEIQSSQNNDMIELLHYGDVLVDGRFEIEKKDLTLPFRGSSNQRIIRLKE, from the coding sequence ATGAAAGTGATGAACATCATTCATGATAGTGTAGTAGATGGAGAAGGATTGCGGACAGTCGTGTTTTTTGCGGGCTGTCCGCATCGTTGTTTCGGTTGCCATAATCCGAAATCGTGGAATATTTGTAATGGAACTGAAATGACAGTAGAAGAAATTATGGAAGAGATTGCAAGTAATCCATTAACTGATGTAACATTTTCAGGTGGAGATCCATTTTTCCAAGCTAATGAAGTGAAAAAAGTAGCAAAAGCTGTGAAAGATTTGAAAAAAAATCTATGGATGTATACAGGTTATACGTTAGAAGAGATACAGAGTTCTCAAAATAATGATATGATAGAGTTGTTACATTATGGGGATGTTTTAGTCGATGGAAGATTTGAAATCGAGAAAAAAGATTTAACACTTCCATTTCGCGGAAGCTCCAATCAACGTATTATTCGATTGAAAGAGTAA
- a CDS encoding anaerobic ribonucleoside triphosphate reductase: MLQKNTRGEELMRVFETIVHGNEQDLMQENANVDGRSPMGVMGTFASESAKYYAVENLLSDQVKKAINQNILYPHDLDFYATGTTTCSQIPLAQMLANGFHTGHGHMRQPQDIKSALALSSIIFQANQNMQHGGQSFALFDIDLAPYVRKTVERHKKRLQSYPLTKEQIEEFAWKETENDTYQACEAFIHNSNSMHSRGGGQVPFISINYGTDTSKEGRLLVRELLKATQAGLGKGETPIFPIQIFKMKKGLNFEESDPNYDLFELALETTAERLFPNFSFLDAPFNAVHYDGRPESEVCYMGCRTRVMSNIHGEETAIGRGNLSFTSINLVKLALISGSKEAFFEALNYYLDLGIKQLLERFEYQCTKRARDFRFLYSQGVWRGGETLQPEDSVASILKQGTLSLGFIGLAECLVALTGKHHGEDEESWKLGYEIISFMRDRMDKATEEHELNFSVIATPAEGLSGKFVKKDREEFGVISGITNHNYYTNSFHIPVYYNIQAINKIRLEGPFHALCNGGHITYIELDGAAMHNKKALKQIVQAMAENGVGYGSINHPVDRCKCCSYHGVIGNECPSCGNEDEANIERIRRITGYLVGDMSKWNSAKRSEEMDRVKHK, encoded by the coding sequence ATGTTACAAAAAAATACACGTGGAGAAGAATTAATGAGAGTGTTTGAGACAATTGTCCACGGCAATGAACAAGATTTAATGCAAGAAAATGCAAATGTAGATGGCCGCTCTCCGATGGGAGTAATGGGAACGTTCGCATCTGAGAGTGCGAAATATTATGCAGTTGAAAATTTATTGTCAGATCAAGTGAAAAAAGCGATAAATCAAAATATATTATATCCACATGACTTAGATTTTTATGCGACTGGGACAACGACTTGTTCGCAAATTCCATTAGCGCAAATGCTTGCTAACGGTTTTCATACAGGACATGGCCATATGAGACAACCGCAAGACATTAAAAGTGCATTGGCTCTTTCGTCTATTATTTTTCAAGCGAATCAAAATATGCAGCATGGTGGTCAATCGTTTGCACTCTTTGATATTGATTTAGCTCCATATGTGAGAAAAACAGTAGAGAGACATAAGAAACGATTACAGTCATATCCGCTTACGAAAGAACAAATAGAAGAATTTGCATGGAAAGAAACAGAAAATGATACGTATCAGGCTTGTGAAGCGTTTATTCATAATTCAAATAGTATGCATAGTAGGGGCGGGGGACAAGTACCGTTTATTTCTATTAATTATGGAACAGATACATCAAAAGAGGGACGATTATTAGTTAGAGAGCTTTTAAAAGCGACACAAGCTGGTCTTGGTAAAGGGGAAACACCAATTTTTCCTATTCAAATTTTTAAAATGAAAAAAGGTTTGAACTTTGAAGAAAGTGATCCGAACTATGATTTATTTGAATTAGCGTTAGAAACAACGGCTGAAAGATTATTCCCTAACTTTTCATTTTTAGATGCGCCATTTAATGCAGTGCATTATGATGGACGACCGGAAAGTGAAGTATGTTACATGGGATGCCGTACTCGTGTTATGTCTAACATACATGGAGAAGAAACAGCGATTGGAAGAGGGAATTTATCATTTACGTCTATTAATTTAGTGAAATTAGCGTTAATTAGTGGTTCAAAAGAAGCGTTTTTTGAAGCGTTAAATTATTACTTAGATTTAGGGATTAAGCAATTATTAGAACGATTTGAGTACCAATGTACGAAGCGAGCTAGAGATTTTCGATTTTTATATTCACAAGGTGTATGGCGCGGAGGAGAAACGTTACAGCCTGAAGATTCTGTAGCATCCATTTTAAAGCAAGGGACGTTAAGTCTTGGTTTTATCGGTCTTGCGGAGTGTTTAGTAGCTTTAACAGGTAAGCATCATGGAGAAGATGAAGAATCGTGGAAACTTGGATATGAAATCATTTCCTTTATGAGAGATAGAATGGATAAAGCGACAGAAGAACATGAACTGAATTTCTCAGTAATTGCAACTCCTGCAGAAGGGTTATCAGGGAAGTTTGTGAAAAAAGATAGAGAAGAATTTGGTGTGATTAGCGGTATAACGAATCATAATTATTATACGAATTCGTTCCATATCCCAGTTTACTATAACATTCAAGCGATAAATAAAATTCGTTTAGAAGGACCTTTCCACGCCCTATGTAATGGGGGACATATTACGTATATTGAACTAGACGGAGCAGCAATGCATAACAAAAAGGCGTTAAAACAAATTGTGCAAGCGATGGCAGAGAATGGCGTTGGATACGGTTCAATTAATCATCCTGTTGATCGTTGTAAGTGCTGTAGCTATCACGGAGTTATCGGAAATGAATGTCCAAGCTGCGGAAATGAAGATGAGGCCAATATAGAAAGAATTCGCCGCATAACAGGTTATCTTGTAGGAGATATGTCGAAGTGGAATAGTGCGAAACGTAGTGAAGAGATGGATCGGGTGAAGCATAAATGA
- the plsY gene encoding glycerol-3-phosphate 1-O-acyltransferase PlsY, translating to MVTTYLLFIVAYLLGSIPFALVVGKIGYGIDIREHGSGNLGGTNTFRTLGKKAGFIVTIADILKGTLATSLPIIFGLDVHPLWFGLAAVLGHVYPIFAKFRGGKAVATSAGVLLCYSPVVFAILAVVFFSLLFTTRYVSLSSMVTAVVAVIASIVSGDKIFIIAMCLLAGMVIYKHRANIGRIINKTEPKANFSKKQK from the coding sequence ATGGTTACTACATATCTTTTATTTATCGTTGCCTACTTACTTGGCTCGATCCCATTTGCACTAGTCGTTGGAAAGATTGGTTATGGAATTGACATTCGTGAGCATGGAAGCGGTAATTTGGGCGGGACAAATACATTCCGCACACTAGGGAAAAAAGCAGGTTTTATCGTTACAATTGCTGACATTTTAAAAGGTACATTAGCAACGAGTCTACCGATTATTTTCGGGTTAGATGTTCATCCACTATGGTTCGGATTAGCAGCTGTTCTTGGACATGTGTATCCGATTTTCGCGAAATTCCGTGGTGGTAAAGCAGTTGCAACTTCTGCTGGCGTGCTTTTATGCTACTCACCAGTTGTTTTTGCAATATTAGCTGTTGTCTTTTTCAGCCTTTTATTTACAACAAGATACGTATCACTTTCTTCTATGGTAACAGCTGTCGTTGCCGTTATCGCATCAATTGTTAGCGGGGATAAAATCTTCATTATTGCGATGTGTTTATTAGCAGGTATGGTTATTTATAAACACCGTGCAAATATTGGACGAATTATAAATAAAACTGAACCGAAAGCAAACTTTTCAAAAAAGCAAAAATAA
- a CDS encoding HesB/YadR/YfhF family protein, producing MNLSVTKEAAQWYKNELNLQSGETLRFFVQYGGCSTVQKGLSLGIRKDDPAHPAVQIQEEDINFFIESDDEWFFDGHNLVVTFNDGDDFPQFNYEK from the coding sequence ATGAATCTTTCCGTAACAAAAGAAGCAGCACAATGGTATAAAAACGAATTAAACTTACAATCAGGTGAAACACTACGCTTTTTCGTACAATACGGTGGTTGCAGCACTGTGCAAAAAGGACTTTCTTTAGGTATTCGTAAAGATGACCCTGCACACCCTGCTGTTCAAATTCAAGAAGAAGATATTAACTTCTTTATTGAAAGCGATGATGAGTGGTTCTTCGATGGACATAATTTAGTTGTTACATTTAACGACGGTGATGATTTCCCGCAATTTAATTATGAAAAATAG
- a CDS encoding thioesterase family protein — protein sequence MFVAEHEVEIRYAETDQMGVVYHSNYLVWLELGRTKLIQDLGFSYVEMEKEGIISPVLDLQISYRKAMRYGEKAIVKTWVDTVSPLRVVYGYEIYNGEGELCITASTTNICAKKEGFRPVSFKKFYPEWYAKYEEIKKK from the coding sequence ATGTTTGTAGCAGAACATGAAGTTGAAATCCGTTATGCGGAAACAGATCAAATGGGTGTTGTTTACCATTCAAACTATTTGGTGTGGCTTGAATTAGGTCGCACGAAACTTATACAAGATTTAGGTTTTTCATATGTTGAAATGGAGAAAGAGGGTATTATTTCTCCTGTGTTAGATTTGCAAATTTCATATCGTAAAGCGATGCGTTACGGTGAAAAAGCAATTGTGAAAACATGGGTGGACACTGTGAGCCCGCTTCGTGTGGTATATGGTTATGAAATATATAACGGCGAAGGTGAACTTTGTATTACCGCAAGTACGACGAATATTTGTGCGAAAAAAGAAGGGTTCAGGCCCGTATCATTTAAAAAGTTCTATCCTGAGTGGTATGCGAAATATGAGGAAATTAAGAAAAAATAA
- a CDS encoding glycosyl hydrolase family 18 protein, giving the protein MIQIVTVRSGDSVYSLASKYGSTPDEIVKDNGLNPAETLVVGQALIVNTKGNNYYVQPGDSLYRISQTYNVPLASLAKVNNLSLKSILHVGQQLYIPKGTKRAVESIAYLQPSTIPIKESLVNATRAINPFLTYLAYFSFEAKRDGTLKEPTETAKIANIATQGNTIPMLVITNIENGNFSANLTSVILRDATIQNKFITNILQTAEKYGMRDIHFDFESVAPEDREAYNRFLRNVKTRLPNGYTLSTTLVPKTSSNQKGKFFEAHDYKAQGQIVDFVVIMTYDWGWQGGPPMAISPIGPVKEVLQYAKSQMPPQKIMMGQNLYGFDWKLPFKEGNPPAKAISSIAAVALARKYNVPIRYDFTAQAPHFNYFDENGVQHEVWFEDSRSVQSKFNLMKEQGIGGISYWKIGLPFPQNWRLLVENFTITKKG; this is encoded by the coding sequence ATGATTCAAATTGTAACTGTTCGTAGCGGTGATAGCGTATATAGCTTGGCATCAAAATATGGATCAACACCTGACGAGATAGTAAAAGACAATGGATTAAATCCAGCTGAAACACTCGTTGTTGGTCAGGCACTGATCGTGAATACGAAAGGGAATAATTATTATGTACAGCCTGGCGATAGCCTATATCGAATCTCTCAGACATATAACGTTCCTCTCGCTAGTTTAGCTAAAGTTAATAACTTATCTTTAAAATCCATTCTCCATGTTGGACAGCAATTATATATACCGAAAGGGACAAAACGAGCGGTAGAATCCATCGCTTATTTACAACCTTCAACAATTCCAATAAAAGAAAGTTTGGTAAATGCTACACGTGCTATCAACCCATTTTTAACGTATTTAGCCTACTTTAGTTTTGAAGCCAAAAGAGATGGTACATTAAAAGAACCAACCGAAACAGCTAAAATCGCTAATATTGCAACGCAAGGCAACACCATCCCTATGCTTGTTATTACAAATATTGAAAATGGAAATTTCAGTGCCAATCTGACATCAGTTATTTTACGGGACGCAACAATCCAAAATAAATTTATTACAAACATTTTGCAAACTGCTGAGAAGTACGGTATGCGAGACATTCATTTTGATTTCGAGAGTGTGGCACCTGAAGATCGTGAAGCGTATAATCGTTTTTTACGAAATGTAAAAACACGATTACCTAATGGATACACGCTAAGCACAACGCTTGTACCGAAAACAAGTTCAAATCAAAAGGGAAAATTTTTCGAAGCTCACGATTATAAAGCACAAGGACAAATTGTTGATTTCGTCGTCATTATGACATATGACTGGGGATGGCAAGGCGGGCCACCGATGGCGATCTCTCCTATCGGTCCTGTAAAAGAAGTACTTCAATATGCAAAATCTCAAATGCCTCCACAAAAAATTATGATGGGGCAAAATTTATACGGTTTCGATTGGAAACTTCCATTCAAAGAAGGAAATCCACCTGCAAAAGCAATTAGCTCTATTGCAGCTGTTGCACTAGCTCGTAAATACAATGTTCCTATCCGCTATGATTTCACAGCTCAAGCTCCTCATTTTAATTATTTCGATGAAAATGGTGTACAACACGAAGTTTGGTTTGAAGATTCACGGTCTGTTCAAAGTAAATTCAATTTAATGAAAGAACAAGGTATAGGCGGTATTAGCTATTGGAAGATAGGTTTACCATTCCCGCAAAATTGGCGTTTACTCGTTGAAAACTTTACGATTACAAAAAAGGGCTGA
- the tlp gene encoding small acid-soluble spore protein Tlp — MPNPDNRSDNAEKLQEMVQNTIDNFNEAKETAELSNEKDRAAIEAKNQRRLESIDSLKSEIKDES, encoded by the coding sequence ATGCCAAATCCAGATAATCGAAGTGACAACGCTGAAAAGTTACAAGAAATGGTGCAAAATACAATTGATAACTTTAATGAAGCAAAAGAAACAGCGGAACTTTCTAATGAAAAAGATCGTGCTGCTATTGAAGCAAAAAATCAAAGACGTTTAGAAAGTATTGACTCATTAAAAAGTGAAATCAAAGATGAATCTTAA
- the sspN gene encoding acid-soluble spore protein SspN, which produces MGNPKKNSKDFAPNHIGTQSKKAGGNKGKQMQDQTGKQPIVDNG; this is translated from the coding sequence ATGGGTAATCCGAAAAAGAATTCAAAAGACTTTGCACCGAATCATATTGGAACACAATCAAAAAAAGCTGGTGGCAATAAAGGAAAGCAAATGCAAGACCAAACGGGCAAACAACCGATTGTTGATAACGGTTAA
- a CDS encoding FbpB family small basic protein codes for MRRSRRKSFDELVKENKQQLLSDRDAIDRIEERIEKRYEMKLFKQAE; via the coding sequence ATGAGAAGAAGTCGCCGTAAATCATTTGACGAACTTGTGAAAGAAAATAAACAACAATTATTAAGCGATCGTGATGCAATCGATCGTATTGAAGAACGTATTGAAAAACGTTATGAAATGAAACTTTTTAAGCAAGCTGAATAA